A single window of Pontibacillus chungwhensis DNA harbors:
- a CDS encoding cation:proton antiporter, with the protein MNATHIILLLLIGYIVFSLDKKQENIPVPPVLVLIGISLSFVPYFDSIAITETTLYDIFLPALLFTSAYRYPPKALREHGGLIGALSTVGLLITAVLFGLVIYSIGGFFLPLSFIGAMVIASILTPTDPVSVVSILKQSADNPKVADVVEGESMINDGTSIVLFTFLSGMYLHQEELSVSSFINEFLLVSLGGALLGIFCGWAVSKAVHFTHHKEYQVMLSIILAYGIFLVAEHIGVSGVLATVGAGIMLSWEFEHTNKEDHYRESLDGFWDIVEPTILSIVFLLIGIEAASYLAFNYWILSIVIFIASLLIRYLVLFGTIKIFPAWRKDINAKEITIMSWSGIRGTMSVVLILALQAESGSGEADYLLSLSFSVVLISLIVQSLGIFPLSRSLLKK; encoded by the coding sequence ATGAATGCAACTCACATCATTCTTCTATTATTAATTGGCTACATCGTTTTCAGCCTTGATAAAAAACAAGAAAACATTCCTGTGCCACCTGTATTAGTGCTCATCGGGATCAGCCTCTCGTTTGTGCCTTATTTTGACTCAATTGCGATTACAGAAACGACTCTCTATGATATTTTCTTACCCGCTCTACTTTTCACATCCGCTTATCGGTATCCTCCAAAGGCCCTAAGAGAGCACGGCGGACTAATCGGAGCTTTAAGTACAGTCGGTCTACTTATAACAGCCGTTCTATTTGGATTGGTCATCTATTCTATAGGAGGGTTCTTCCTCCCCCTATCATTCATTGGCGCGATGGTCATAGCGTCCATTTTAACACCTACAGATCCAGTATCCGTCGTCTCTATTCTCAAACAGTCTGCTGACAACCCTAAGGTTGCTGATGTAGTGGAAGGAGAATCCATGATTAATGATGGAACGAGCATTGTACTGTTTACGTTCCTATCAGGTATGTATCTTCATCAAGAGGAACTTTCCGTTTCCTCGTTTATAAATGAATTTCTTCTGGTCTCGCTAGGTGGTGCATTGCTTGGAATCTTTTGTGGTTGGGCAGTGAGTAAAGCTGTGCACTTTACTCACCACAAGGAGTACCAGGTCATGCTAAGTATCATTCTGGCTTACGGTATTTTCCTTGTAGCTGAGCACATTGGAGTATCAGGCGTTCTGGCAACAGTGGGAGCAGGGATTATGTTGAGTTGGGAATTTGAGCATACGAACAAAGAAGATCATTACCGGGAATCATTAGATGGCTTTTGGGATATTGTAGAACCAACTATTCTATCCATCGTCTTTTTATTGATCGGAATTGAAGCTGCTAGTTATTTAGCGTTTAACTATTGGATATTATCGATCGTAATCTTTATAGCCTCCCTACTGATTCGGTATCTTGTCCTATTCGGAACCATCAAAATATTCCCAGCATGGAGGAAAGATATAAATGCAAAGGAAATTACAATCATGAGCTGGTCAGGTATTAGAGGAACAATGTCCGTCGTTCTCATTTTGGCCTTACAAGCAGAAAGCGGCAGCGGAGAGGCGGATTACCTTCTGTCCCTTTCTTTTTCAGTCGTGCTGATCTCACTCATCGTCCAGAGTCTTGGGATCTTCCCTTTAAGTCGCTCTCTTTTAAAAAAATGA
- a CDS encoding dihydrolipoamide acetyltransferase family protein yields MAKEKINMPQLGESVTEGTISSWLVSVGDTVEKYDPIAEVMTDKVNAEVPSSYSGKIVELVADEGETIEVGNLICYIETEGDGAEEEEKKKPEAPVEKDGVGTSDDDADQPMKKRYSPAVMRMAQENDIDLNQVQGSGRGGRITRKDIEKVIASGDLPKEAPKEEKQAEEPKSAPKEKEAPVVQQPPKPSAGPQPTANEGDVEIPVTGVRKAIAQNMVKSKTEIPHAWMMVEVDVTNLVEYRNAVKEDFKNKEGFGLTFFSFFVKAVAQALKEYPQLNSTWAGDKIIQRKAINLNIAVAKENELFVPVIKNADDKSIKGIAKDITDLATKARNGKLTNDDMQGGTFTVNNTGSFGSVQSMGVINHPQAAILQVESIVKKPVFMNGMFAARDMVNLCLSLDHRVLDGLVAGNFLARVKEILENMTKDNTSVY; encoded by the coding sequence TTGGCTAAAGAAAAGATTAATATGCCTCAGCTCGGGGAGAGTGTAACAGAAGGAACCATTAGTTCTTGGCTTGTTTCAGTAGGAGACACAGTAGAGAAGTATGACCCGATCGCTGAAGTCATGACAGATAAAGTGAATGCAGAAGTGCCATCGTCCTATAGCGGAAAAATTGTTGAACTTGTTGCAGATGAAGGCGAGACAATTGAAGTAGGAAATTTAATTTGCTACATCGAAACAGAGGGTGATGGTGCAGAAGAAGAAGAAAAGAAAAAACCTGAAGCGCCGGTTGAGAAAGATGGGGTTGGTACATCAGATGACGATGCCGATCAACCAATGAAGAAACGGTATTCACCTGCTGTTATGCGTATGGCACAGGAAAATGACATTGACTTAAATCAAGTTCAAGGTTCTGGCCGTGGAGGACGTATTACACGGAAAGATATTGAGAAAGTCATTGCTTCAGGGGATCTTCCAAAAGAAGCGCCTAAGGAAGAGAAACAAGCAGAAGAACCGAAATCTGCTCCTAAAGAGAAGGAAGCTCCTGTTGTGCAGCAACCGCCTAAACCATCTGCTGGACCTCAGCCAACAGCAAACGAGGGAGATGTTGAGATCCCTGTAACGGGTGTTCGAAAAGCAATTGCCCAAAACATGGTCAAATCCAAAACTGAAATTCCTCATGCTTGGATGATGGTTGAAGTGGACGTCACAAACCTTGTAGAGTATAGAAACGCTGTGAAAGAAGACTTCAAGAACAAAGAAGGCTTTGGTCTCACATTCTTCTCATTCTTTGTTAAAGCAGTAGCTCAAGCGTTAAAAGAATATCCGCAGCTGAATAGCACATGGGCAGGCGATAAGATTATTCAACGAAAAGCGATTAACCTGAACATTGCTGTTGCGAAAGAGAACGAATTGTTTGTTCCTGTTATTAAAAATGCTGATGATAAAAGCATTAAAGGAATTGCGAAAGATATCACGGACCTTGCAACAAAAGCACGGAATGGTAAGTTAACCAATGATGATATGCAAGGTGGTACATTTACGGTTAATAATACAGGCTCATTTGGTTCTGTTCAGTCTATGGGAGTAATCAATCACCCACAGGCGGCCATTCTTCAAGTAGAATCAATTGTGAAGAAGCCGGTCTTTATGAACGGTATGTTCGCAGCGCGTGATATGGTCAACTTATGTTTATCTCTTGATCATCGTGTGTTAGACGGTCTCGTAGCAGGTAACTTCCTTGCCCGCGTAAAAGAGATACTAGAAAATATGACAAAAGATAATACATCTGTTTATTAA
- a CDS encoding alpha-ketoacid dehydrogenase subunit beta — protein MPVMSYIQAVTQALHEEMERDEKVFVLGEDVGKRGGVFRATDGLYDKFGEARVIDTPLAESAIAGVGIGAAMYGMRPVAEMQFADFIMPAVNQIISEAAKTRYRSNNDWNVPMTIRAPYGGGVHGALYHSQSVEAVFANQPGLKIVMPSTPYDVKGLLKAAIRDDDPVLFFEHKRAYRLIKGEVPEDDYTLPIGKADIKREGSDITVITYGLCVHFALQAAEKLAEEGIDAHILDLRTVYPLDQEAIIEAAKKTGKVLLITEDNKEGSIIGEVSAIVSENCLFDLDAPVKRLAGPDVPSMPYSPPMEKYFMMNPDKVEKAMRDLAEF, from the coding sequence ATGCCAGTAATGTCTTATATTCAAGCCGTTACACAAGCGTTGCATGAGGAAATGGAACGCGATGAAAAAGTATTTGTGTTAGGAGAAGATGTTGGGAAACGTGGAGGTGTATTCCGCGCAACAGATGGTCTATACGATAAGTTCGGAGAGGCACGCGTAATCGATACGCCTCTTGCTGAGTCCGCCATTGCAGGTGTTGGGATCGGGGCAGCTATGTACGGGATGCGCCCTGTTGCTGAAATGCAATTTGCTGATTTTATTATGCCTGCTGTAAACCAAATTATCTCTGAGGCAGCGAAAACACGATATCGCTCTAATAACGATTGGAATGTTCCAATGACCATTCGTGCTCCTTATGGTGGCGGTGTTCACGGAGCATTGTATCACTCACAATCTGTTGAAGCTGTATTTGCGAATCAGCCAGGATTGAAAATTGTTATGCCATCTACTCCTTATGATGTGAAGGGGTTATTAAAAGCAGCTATTCGTGATGATGACCCTGTTCTATTCTTTGAACATAAACGGGCGTATCGTTTAATTAAAGGTGAAGTCCCAGAAGACGATTACACGCTTCCGATTGGGAAGGCGGATATAAAACGCGAAGGATCAGATATCACCGTTATTACGTACGGATTATGTGTCCACTTTGCTCTTCAAGCAGCAGAGAAGCTCGCTGAAGAGGGAATTGATGCACATATCTTAGATCTTCGCACGGTGTATCCGTTAGATCAAGAAGCCATTATTGAAGCTGCGAAGAAAACTGGAAAAGTGCTCTTAATAACTGAAGATAATAAAGAGGGAAGCATTATTGGAGAGGTGTCTGCGATCGTTTCAGAGAATTGTTTATTCGATCTTGATGCCCCAGTAAAACGTCTGGCAGGTCCAGATGTACCGTCTATGCCATACTCACCACCAATGGAGAAATACTTTATGATGAACCCAGATAAAGTGGAAAAAGCAATGCGTGATCTTGCTGAATTCTAG
- a CDS encoding thiamine pyrophosphate-dependent dehydrogenase E1 component subunit alpha encodes MYRTMLLARRIDERMWLLNRSGKIPFVISCQGQEAAQVGASYALNRDEDYVAPYYRDMGVVLSFGMTAKDLMLSGFAKAEDPNSGGRQMPGHFGQKKNRIITGSSPVTTQVPHAVGFALAAKMEKKNFVSLVTLGEGSSNQGDFHEGLNFAGVHKLPVIVMVENNKYAISVPLEKQLACEKVSDRAVGYGMPGYTVDGNDPLAVYEAVKGAADRARNGEGPTLIETVSYRLTPHSSDDDDRTYREREEVEEAKKKDALITFKAYLQEVGVLTEEKDKELEDEMKSLINEATDYAEQAPYAEAESALKYVYAEDE; translated from the coding sequence ATGTATCGAACGATGCTCTTAGCACGTCGAATTGATGAAAGAATGTGGTTGTTAAACCGTTCAGGTAAAATTCCGTTCGTTATCTCTTGTCAGGGGCAAGAAGCCGCACAAGTAGGAGCTTCTTATGCACTAAATCGTGACGAGGACTATGTAGCCCCGTATTACCGGGACATGGGTGTTGTTTTATCCTTCGGTATGACTGCCAAAGACTTAATGCTATCTGGTTTCGCTAAAGCTGAAGACCCGAACTCAGGTGGCCGTCAAATGCCAGGTCACTTTGGACAGAAGAAGAATCGTATTATTACAGGCTCATCACCGGTTACAACACAAGTCCCGCATGCAGTAGGATTTGCCCTAGCCGCAAAGATGGAAAAGAAAAATTTTGTTTCCTTAGTTACCTTAGGTGAAGGTTCATCAAACCAAGGTGATTTCCATGAAGGTCTTAATTTTGCAGGCGTTCATAAGCTTCCTGTTATTGTCATGGTCGAGAACAATAAATATGCGATTTCAGTGCCGTTAGAAAAGCAATTGGCTTGCGAGAAAGTATCAGATCGTGCTGTGGGCTATGGCATGCCTGGTTATACAGTGGATGGGAATGACCCATTAGCCGTCTATGAAGCTGTGAAAGGCGCAGCGGATCGTGCGCGTAATGGTGAAGGACCGACTCTAATCGAAACGGTATCTTATCGTTTGACGCCACACTCAAGTGATGACGATGACCGTACGTATCGTGAGCGTGAAGAAGTTGAAGAAGCAAAGAAAAAAGACGCGTTGATCACGTTTAAAGCCTACTTACAAGAAGTAGGAGTTTTAACAGAAGAGAAAGACAAAGAATTAGAAGATGAAATGAAATCTCTTATCAATGAGGCTACAGATTATGCAGAACAGGCACCATATGCTGAAGCTGAAAGCGCATTGAAATACGTTTACGCTGAGGACGAGTAA